The Candidatus Ancaeobacter aquaticus region TTTGGGTTTTTGTAGGTATGTTTGGGATTGCTCCTAGAGATGTTAGGAGGAAGGGTAGTTATTTGTATAAGGATGTTACTGATGATGGTGGTATATATCATTGGAGACGTACTATTAATAGAGATTATAGAAGATATTATCGTTTTATACGTCAGCATGGTGGTGTTGAGGGGTTCCTTAGTGCGCCCTGGCATCCATGGTTTTGTTATCGCATAGCTACGGAGACAGGGTTATGGGAGTTTGATACTAGAGATAGTAGTTATCGTCTTTTACAGTTGAGGGGTAAAAATATTTACCCCTCAAAATACTCTAAGTTCATAAAATCATTTCTGTAATTCTTGTTTTTCCCTTTGGCTTTAGGTCAGCTTCGCGTTGGTGAATACGTAGATATTGTTACAACACTAAATCTTGTTGACTTGTACATTACAATGATATATAACGCAAAATATGCAAATGAATCCAAAATATTACTATGATAGCTTTGTCAAGCCAAACTATGACGAATTCTGTGATGATGAGGGAAGTATAAGGAAGGCATTTAATGCGATTCTCAGCCTTTTTCATATGACAGATAACTATTTTAACTATTATAAACGTAGAGGGGATCCTAGAGTTGCTCTGTTTGGTGAGTTAAAAGACTTTCAAAAACACATGGATGGAATTACGCCATATTTCAATGATGTTCAGAGTATGGCCAATGCATATAAACACTTATATGCTAATTCTGGCAAGGCTCATGTTACTGTTGCTTCTGGCGGAGCTGTTTACGTTGAAGAAATTTCAGAAAATGACACCAGTTTAGATAATATTAACTTTGGGGGTAGTGTTTACACCGTTTATTATTTAAAAAAAGATGGTAATAGCATGCCGGTCATGGATGCTTTAAGTGGTATGATTAAAGCGTGGAAAAACTTACTTCAATAGATGTTCTAGTCGAAGACTGTGTGGGTGTGCAAAGAAACTATTTGTTTTTTACTCTAGACTGTAATTGAATGAAAGAGGTAATTTATGATCTGTAAAAGTGGTTCGGTGTGGCGAAAATGGGATTTACATTTCCATACACCATCATCATATGACTATGAAAATAAAGGTATTGCGAATGAGAAAATAATCGAGGTGCTGAAAGAAAGTGAAATTGCAGTTGTCGCGATAACTGATCATCATTTTATCGATGTAAAACGAATACATAAACTGCGAGAGCTGGCTAAGGGGGAGATAACAATATTACCAGGGATCGAGTTGCGTTCTGAATTGGGTGGGAGTACATCTATCCATTTTGCAGGAATATTCTCAGAGAATTCAGATATAGATACTATTTGGACAAAGTTGCAGGGGCAACTTCATTTAACGCCTAATGATGTTAAGGTAAAAGGTAACGATAAGGTATATTGTGATTTAGAAAAAGCAGCCAAGCTTATTTCTGAATTAGGGGGCATTGTAACAATTCATGCTGGGTCAAAAAGCAATACTATTGAGAAAATAACAAATGCTCTCCCATACAAAGAAGCAGTAAAAGAAGATATTGTAAAATCCATTAATGTTTATGAAGTTGGGAAGATTAGCGATATCGATGGGTACCGCACAAAAGTATTTCCGAGTATTAAGCGTGTAATACCAATGATTATTTGCTCTGATAATCACAATATCAATAAATATGCTTTAAAAAATAACTGTTGGATTAAAGCTGATCCGACATTTGAAGGGTTAAGACAAATTATTTATGAGCCTTCTAGTCGTATTTGTATTCAAGAAACAAAACCACGAGAGCCACTTTACAAATTGGAAAAAGTCGTATTTGACTTTCCTCTGGGCGTAAAAATCGTTGAGGAACCTTTTTGTTTAGAAGGGAAACATGAAATGTATTTTAACCCTCACTTGAACTGTATTATCGGGGGTAGAGGCACAGGTAAAAGCACAATATTAAATCTGATAAGTGAGAAACTAAGACCTGGGTCAACAGTATTCTTTAAGGAAATGATGGAAGAACGTAAACTAAGAATTCCAGATAGCAAAAGTATTTATGATTGTGTATTTGTAGATGATGACAAAGAAGAAAAATATATAGAATTTTTGAGTCAAAATGAGATAGAAACATTTGCTTTAGATCATAAGAAGTTTACCGATGCAATATATCAACGATTAGAAAAGTTAGATAAAAACGATTGTCTTAAGAATCTAGAAAATAAAGTTGGAGAGGAAATAAAACAAATTGATGAACAGATTGATCGTATCTTTGATAGAGCAACAAAAGAAAAAGAGATTTCCGATACGAGCAAAGAACTCGAAACTAATAAGAAATTAGTATCGTCATTACAAACGGATAAATATATAGAGCTAAGCGATAATCTGTCAAAATATGATAAAGACTTAAGATGCATTGATGTTAGTAAGCAAAAATTAGATTCATTTGTAGTAGATTTAGAAACTATTGTTGAAAAACATAAGAAAAGTGATGATGTGGTTCATAATACATATGGAGAAGCATATACCAAAGAAATTAGCAGAGCGTCGAAGGTGTTAGAGGAATTAAAAAAACAAGATTATGCAGATATAATACGACATCGTGAGAAATTGGTTAGGGAAATTAAAGATACTCGTAATGATTTAGAGAAATATTTAGAAGAACAAGGAGTTGTAAGAGAAGACCTAACCGATATAGCTTATGCAAACTCAAAAATTAATGAGCTAACTGTAAATCTTGAAGAGTTAAAGAATATAGCTCGGGATTTAGATGATAAAATATCAGACTTCAGTCCGGAGAAAATAGATGATGTGAAAAAAGAATTAGAAAATGAGATTAAGGCGCAGCTTGCACCGATATCAAAAAGATTGGAAATCCTAGGAGAGGAGGTTAAGCCGATATCGCTTCTCTATGGATTTCATGATGTAGATGCAAAAACTGTTTTGTTAAAGGAATTTCAACAAATATTTGTTTCTGACGAAAAAGAAATGCCAAAAAATGATATTTTGGCTGATTATTTATTTAAGATGCAGCCACTTGACGTTATGCAAAAAGATGAATTTATCGAGGCGATCAAGAAT contains the following coding sequences:
- a CDS encoding AAA family ATPase, coding for MICKSGSVWRKWDLHFHTPSSYDYENKGIANEKIIEVLKESEIAVVAITDHHFIDVKRIHKLRELAKGEITILPGIELRSELGGSTSIHFAGIFSENSDIDTIWTKLQGQLHLTPNDVKVKGNDKVYCDLEKAAKLISELGGIVTIHAGSKSNTIEKITNALPYKEAVKEDIVKSINVYEVGKISDIDGYRTKVFPSIKRVIPMIICSDNHNINKYALKNNCWIKADPTFEGLRQIIYEPSSRICIQETKPREPLYKLEKVVFDFPLGVKIVEEPFCLEGKHEMYFNPHLNCIIGGRGTGKSTILNLISEKLRPGSTVFFKEMMEERKLRIPDSKSIYDCVFVDDDKEEKYIEFLSQNEIETFALDHKKFTDAIYQRLEKLDKNDCLKNLENKVGEEIKQIDEQIDRIFDRATKEKEISDTSKELETNKKLVSSLQTDKYIELSDNLSKYDKDLRCIDVSKQKLDSFVVDLETIVEKHKKSDDVVHNTYGEAYTKEISRASKVLEELKKQDYADIIRHREKLVREIKDTRNDLEKYLEEQGVVREDLTDIAYANSKINELTVNLEELKNIARDLDDKISDFSPEKIDDVKKELENEIKAQLAPISKRLEILGEEVKPISLLYGFHDVDAKTVLLKEFQQIFVSDEKEMPKNDILADYLFKMQPLDVMQKDEFIEAIKNGKEKNFIKTQKYLFDTFSYDRNFEIYKLLIKKVYGDVKRFKVIKVLYDGKSLNDSSFGQRCTAAIVILLILGNTPIMIDEPEAHLDSALISKYLVKLIKEKKQTRQIIFATHNANFVVNGDAELIQCLDMVNKHTTIIDMTIEDLDHREKLWELEGGEEAFKQRGDKYSVE